The genome window AGCGTCATGCCCACGTTATGCGGGGCCAGATCCAGCAGCGGCTTGAAGGCGGTGGAGGCGGCATTGCCGATCAGCAGGTCCAGCCGGCCGAACTCGGCGCCGACCCGTGCCACCGCCTCCGCGACCGCCTCCTGGTCACGTAAATCTGCCTGCACGGCGATGGCACGCACGCCGGCCGCGCGCGCCTCGCTGCACACGGCCAGCGCCGCTTCCTCGTCGCGCCGGTAATGGACGGCAATGTCCGCCCCGCGGCGCGCCAGCAGCAGGGCGGTGGCGCGGCCAATGCCGCGCGAGCTGCCGGTGATAAGGGCCACCTGGCCGCGAAAGGGCTGTTCTGCCATGACTCCTCCCAATCGTTGTGTTGGCGGCACGGCGCCGCCCGCCGGTTGGCAGTGTGCCGGAGCCGGCCAGCGCGGCAAAGCGATCCACTCGCCTTGTTCGTTGCGTCTTTCGAGGCGTGTGCTTCAGATTGGTTATACTGACCATTATGATCAATATGGCGAGGCCACCATGATTACCGAAACCACCGCCGTTACCTTCCGCCAGAATCTCGGCGACATGCTCAACCGGGTGCAATACCGCCACGACAGCATCGTCGTCAACAAGGATGGCAAGCCTGTCGCCGCACTGGTGGACGCCCAATTGTTTGCGCGAATTCGCCGCATGCAGGCGCGTTTCGA of Immundisolibacter sp. contains these proteins:
- a CDS encoding type II toxin-antitoxin system prevent-host-death family antitoxin, with the translated sequence MITETTAVTFRQNLGDMLNRVQYRHDSIVVNKDGKPVAALVDAQLFARIRRMQARFDALSERIEAGFAAVPEADGLVEIDAAVAEVRAQKKTR